A stretch of Pangasianodon hypophthalmus isolate fPanHyp1 chromosome 9, fPanHyp1.pri, whole genome shotgun sequence DNA encodes these proteins:
- the LOC117598086 gene encoding major histocompatibility complex class I-related gene protein isoform X2, with protein sequence MMMMMMMMKMMVVVCVFVTLGGLAPAFGGEHSLYYTYTALSKPLNLPGIYEFIAVGMLNDRELDYYSSKTQAKVPKQTWMKEKIPQDYWDKGTQSRKSKEQWFKVNVDILMERMRHNKSDLHVLQWRHGCVVNEGTDGNIKFVRGVDEYSYDGSEFLSFDEVNSRWIAPVAAAEPTKRKWDDVPILNQYTKGYLEKECVDWLNKFMDYGKKELRKHSPPDVHLLAKKSVSDPGKLTLTCLATGFYPPDVQMHLRKLRTSLPEHLVTSSGVRPNGDGTYQLKKSVNIVEDDKALYDCYVTHSSLEKPIIVGGEQCKECDTGPSTIIGAVIGAVLTLAVVAGVIFFLKKT encoded by the exons atgatgatgatgatgatgatgatgaagatgatggttgtggtgtgtgtgtttgtcacacTCGGTGGTCTCGCGCCCGCTTTCGGAG GTGAGCACTCTCTGTATTACACCTACACGGCTCTCTCTAAACCTCTCAATCTCCCCGGCATCTATGAGTTCATCGCAGTGGGCATGCTCAATGACCGAGAACTCGACTACTACAGCAGCAAGACTCAGGCTAAGGTTCCTAAACAGACCTGGATGAAAGAGAAGATCCCACAGGATTACTGGGATAAAGGCACTCAGTCCCGCAAGAGCAAAGAGCAGTGGTTTAAGGTCAACGTGGACATCCTGATGGAACGCATGAGACACAATAAGTCTG ACCTTCATGTTCTTCAGTGGAGACATGGCTGTGTGGTTAATGAAGGTACAGATGGGAATATTAAATTTGTGAGAGGAGTTGATGAGTACAGCTACGATGGGTCTGAGTTCCTCTCCTTCGATGAGGTAAACTCGAGGTGGATTGCTCCTGTCGCAGCTGCTGAGCCGACCAAAAGGAAATGGGATGATGTGCCCATCCTTAACCAGTACACCAAGGGCTATCtggagaaagagtgtgtggacTGGCTCAACAAGTTCATGGATTATGGAAAAAAAGAGCTGAGAAAACATT CTCCACCAGATGTACATCTGCTTGCCAAGAAATCAGTAAGTGACCCTGGCAAGTTGACCCTGACCTGCCTGGCCACAGGTTTCTACCCTCCAGATGTACAGATGCATTTGAGGAAGCTCAGAACTTCTCTACCTGAACATCTGGTAACATCTTCAGGAGTCAGACCCAATGGTGATGGCACCTACCAGCTGAAGAAGAGTGTGAACATTGTGGAGGATGACAAAGCACTTTACGATTGTTATGTGACCCACAGCAGTCTTGAAAAGCCTATAATCGTAGGTGGGG AACAATGCAAAGAATGTGACACAGGTCCGAGTACTATCATCGGAGCAGTGATTGGAGCTGTGCTTACGCTGGCTGTGGTTGCAGGAGTCATCTTTTTCCTTAAAAAGA caTGA
- the LOC117598086 gene encoding major histocompatibility complex class I-related gene protein isoform X3 has product MMMMMMMMKMMVVVCVFVTLGGLAPAFGGEHSLYYTYTALSKPLNLPGIYEFIAVGMLNDRELDYYSSKTQAKVPKQTWMKEKIPQDYWDKGTQSRKSKEQWFKVNVDILMERMRHNKSDLHVLQWRHGCVVNEGTDGNIKFVRGVDEYSYDGSEFLSFDEVNSRWIAPVAAAEPTKRKWDDVPILNQYTKGYLEKECVDWLNKFMDYGKKELRKHSPPDVHLLAKKSVSDPGKLTLTCLATGFYPPDVQMHLRKLRTSLPEHLVTSSGVRPNGDGTYQLKKSVNIVEDDKALYDCYVTHSSLEKPIIVGGAA; this is encoded by the exons atgatgatgatgatgatgatgatgaagatgatggttgtggtgtgtgtgtttgtcacacTCGGTGGTCTCGCGCCCGCTTTCGGAG GTGAGCACTCTCTGTATTACACCTACACGGCTCTCTCTAAACCTCTCAATCTCCCCGGCATCTATGAGTTCATCGCAGTGGGCATGCTCAATGACCGAGAACTCGACTACTACAGCAGCAAGACTCAGGCTAAGGTTCCTAAACAGACCTGGATGAAAGAGAAGATCCCACAGGATTACTGGGATAAAGGCACTCAGTCCCGCAAGAGCAAAGAGCAGTGGTTTAAGGTCAACGTGGACATCCTGATGGAACGCATGAGACACAATAAGTCTG ACCTTCATGTTCTTCAGTGGAGACATGGCTGTGTGGTTAATGAAGGTACAGATGGGAATATTAAATTTGTGAGAGGAGTTGATGAGTACAGCTACGATGGGTCTGAGTTCCTCTCCTTCGATGAGGTAAACTCGAGGTGGATTGCTCCTGTCGCAGCTGCTGAGCCGACCAAAAGGAAATGGGATGATGTGCCCATCCTTAACCAGTACACCAAGGGCTATCtggagaaagagtgtgtggacTGGCTCAACAAGTTCATGGATTATGGAAAAAAAGAGCTGAGAAAACATT CTCCACCAGATGTACATCTGCTTGCCAAGAAATCAGTAAGTGACCCTGGCAAGTTGACCCTGACCTGCCTGGCCACAGGTTTCTACCCTCCAGATGTACAGATGCATTTGAGGAAGCTCAGAACTTCTCTACCTGAACATCTGGTAACATCTTCAGGAGTCAGACCCAATGGTGATGGCACCTACCAGCTGAAGAAGAGTGTGAACATTGTGGAGGATGACAAAGCACTTTACGATTGTTATGTGACCCACAGCAGTCTTGAAAAGCCTATAATCGTAGGTGGGG cagcaTGA
- the LOC117598086 gene encoding major histocompatibility complex class I-related gene protein isoform X1: MMMMMMMMKMMVVVCVFVTLGGLAPAFGGEHSLYYTYTALSKPLNLPGIYEFIAVGMLNDRELDYYSSKTQAKVPKQTWMKEKIPQDYWDKGTQSRKSKEQWFKVNVDILMERMRHNKSDLHVLQWRHGCVVNEGTDGNIKFVRGVDEYSYDGSEFLSFDEVNSRWIAPVAAAEPTKRKWDDVPILNQYTKGYLEKECVDWLNKFMDYGKKELRKHSPPDVHLLAKKSVSDPGKLTLTCLATGFYPPDVQMHLRKLRTSLPEHLVTSSGVRPNGDGTYQLKKSVNIVEDDKALYDCYVTHSSLEKPIIVGGEQCKECDTGPSTIIGAVIGAVLTLAVVAGVIFFLKKTA, translated from the exons atgatgatgatgatgatgatgatgaagatgatggttgtggtgtgtgtgtttgtcacacTCGGTGGTCTCGCGCCCGCTTTCGGAG GTGAGCACTCTCTGTATTACACCTACACGGCTCTCTCTAAACCTCTCAATCTCCCCGGCATCTATGAGTTCATCGCAGTGGGCATGCTCAATGACCGAGAACTCGACTACTACAGCAGCAAGACTCAGGCTAAGGTTCCTAAACAGACCTGGATGAAAGAGAAGATCCCACAGGATTACTGGGATAAAGGCACTCAGTCCCGCAAGAGCAAAGAGCAGTGGTTTAAGGTCAACGTGGACATCCTGATGGAACGCATGAGACACAATAAGTCTG ACCTTCATGTTCTTCAGTGGAGACATGGCTGTGTGGTTAATGAAGGTACAGATGGGAATATTAAATTTGTGAGAGGAGTTGATGAGTACAGCTACGATGGGTCTGAGTTCCTCTCCTTCGATGAGGTAAACTCGAGGTGGATTGCTCCTGTCGCAGCTGCTGAGCCGACCAAAAGGAAATGGGATGATGTGCCCATCCTTAACCAGTACACCAAGGGCTATCtggagaaagagtgtgtggacTGGCTCAACAAGTTCATGGATTATGGAAAAAAAGAGCTGAGAAAACATT CTCCACCAGATGTACATCTGCTTGCCAAGAAATCAGTAAGTGACCCTGGCAAGTTGACCCTGACCTGCCTGGCCACAGGTTTCTACCCTCCAGATGTACAGATGCATTTGAGGAAGCTCAGAACTTCTCTACCTGAACATCTGGTAACATCTTCAGGAGTCAGACCCAATGGTGATGGCACCTACCAGCTGAAGAAGAGTGTGAACATTGTGGAGGATGACAAAGCACTTTACGATTGTTATGTGACCCACAGCAGTCTTGAAAAGCCTATAATCGTAGGTGGGG AACAATGCAAAGAATGTGACACAGGTCCGAGTACTATCATCGGAGCAGTGATTGGAGCTGTGCTTACGCTGGCTGTGGTTGCAGGAGTCATCTTTTTCCTTAAAAAGA cagcaTGA
- the LOC128318860 gene encoding uncharacterized protein LOC128318860, producing the protein MDWFLRALQPEEQKAVGLRGARTPREMIEALEQAVATLDIGRGERQEPPRPPLVRCPDPTNPGEGRQRTSRPAYGMPQDESMPTEPDPAASRPLVKPWLAGCALHTMTPPSMPTINVKVNGHPVSAVLDTGRLPPSNLFAWRHPGGPRGPDESQLPGHRVPLAGQPYRRAPRAAATGLRLAGILHSQGVTSYTEKKRPGHRGRGSGGPVWPREKATPERPLQVTHLRTSVYHPQTDGLVERFNQPLKKMIRWVVDKEGRNWDLLLTYELFAVRETSRASTGFTPFELLFGRRPQGLLDVAREAWEGQPSPFFSLVDYVQEMQERIERVMPIVKEHLEAAQCEQKKAHDRPAQPREFRPGDKVLLLIPDASCKFLAWWQGPYIVLERVGPINYHLQQPGKRADTQVYHLNLLKKWTDPAPVVSAFAQLHTDLSERALVRSGEELTTAQSQELTEVKTPPGVMIRQLPYRVPEARCKAIEEEVSQMLQDSIIKESTSPWSRPIVVVPKPNGSIQLCNDFRKLSQVSEFDGYPLPRVEDLVEQLGRA; encoded by the exons ATGGACTGGTTCCTGAGGGCTCTGCAGCCTGAAGAGCAAAAGGCTGTTGGGCTGAGAGGGGCGAGGACCCCCCGAGAGATGATTGAAGCCCTGGAGCAAGCGGTGGCGACGCTAGATATTGGCAGGGGTGAACGGCAAGAACCACCCCGACCTCCACTGGTACGGTGCCCCGACCCGACCAACCCCGGGGAGGGGAGACAAAGGACCAGCCGCCCTGCCTATGGGATGCCCCAAGACGAGTCCATGCCGACCGAGCCGGATCCCGCCGCCTCGCGACCCTTGGTGAAGCCCTGGCTAGCCGGCTGCGCCCTCCACACGATGACCCCGCCAAGCATGCCCACCATCAATGTAAAGGTCAACGGCCACCCCGTTTCAGCTGTGCTAGACACCGGGA GGCTCCCTCCAAGTAACCTTTTTGCATGGAGACATCCGGGAGGTCCCCGCGGCCCAGATGAAAGTCAGCTACCAGGACACCGAGTGCCCCTTGCTGGTCAGCCTTATCGCCGAGCTCCCCGTGCCGCTGCTACTGGGCTGAGACTGGCCGGGATTCTCCACAGCCAGGGTGTCACGAGCTACACGGAGAAAAAAAGGCCAGGACACCGCGGGCGAGGATCCGGCGGGCCTGTCTGGCCCAGGGAGAAGGCGACACCGGAGCGACCTCTGCAG GTAACCCACCTGAGGACGTCTGTCTACCACCCACAGACCGACGGCCTGGTAGAGCGATTCAACCAGCCGCTGAAGAAGATGATCCGGTGGGTGGTAGACAAGGAGGGCAGGAACTGGGACCTCCTGCTAACCTACGAACTCTTCGCCGTCCGGGAGACCTCCCGAGCATCCACCGGCTTCACGCCATTTGAGCTACTCTTCGGACGGCGACCTCAAGGACTGTTGGATGTGGCCCGGGAGGCGTGGGAAGGACAGCCCTCCCCGTTCTTCTCTCTCGTTGATTACGTACAAGAGATGCAGGAGCGCATAGAGCGTGTCATGCCTATCGTGAAAGAGCACTTAGAGGCGGCACAGTGTGAGCAAAAGAAGGCCCATGACCGGCCCGCGCAGCCCCGGGAATTCAGACCCGGAGACAAGGTCCTGCTCCTCATACCTGATGCCTCATGCAAGTTCCTGGCCTGGTGGCAGGGCCCATACATAGTCCTCGAGAGGGTGGGTCCCATCAATTACCACCTGCAACAACCAGGTAAGCGTGCAGACACTCAGGTATACCATCTTAACCTGCTCAAAAAGTGGACTGATCCTGCCCCTGTTGTGTCTGCATTCGCTCAGCTTCACACAGATCTGTCCGAGCGTGCCTTGGTCCGCTCAGGTGAGGAGCTCACGACAGCCCAGTCACAGGAGCTCACAGAGGTCAAAACCCCTCCGGGAGTCATGATCCGACAGCTGCCCTACCGCGTCCCAGAAGCCCGCTGTAAGGCAATCGAGGAGGAAGTAAGCCAGATGCTCCAAGACAGCATAATCAAGGAGTCCACTAGCCCCTGGTCCAGGCCTATCGTGGTGGTACCCAAACCCAACGGGAGCATCCAGCTATGTAATGACTTCCGGAAGCTGAGCCAGGTCTCAGAATTTGATGGGTATCCCCTCCCGAGGGTGGAGGACTTGGTGGAGCAACTGGGGAGAGCCTAG